GGCAATGACAGAGCCCGCCATACCTATGAATCTGTGGGGTTTAAACCTTACCAAACCTTTTACAAAGATTATTTCTGGGAACAATTTAAGATTGATTTTCCCGGTGTTACCAAGTTTGGTATGCGTCTCAACTAAAAAAGATAACTACCATGTTTGACAAGGGGTGAAACTGGCTGGCTTTAATCATTGGTAATCGGTGGTTGGACTATGATCAATTCACCCACACTTTTTCACTGTGTCCCCCATGGAATTAACCCCTGAAACCAAGGCCGCTGTGGTTACCCAAGGTTTGACCAAACGTTTCGATCGCCAGGGGGCGGTGACCAATGTGGATTTAAGCATTGCGGAGGGTGCCGTGTACGGTCTGATGGGTCCCAATGGGGCGGGGAAGACTACCCTAATCCGTATGTTGGCCACTGCGGAAGAACCCACCAAGGGGGAAATTTATTTATTTGGCGATCGCCTGGTAGCGGGGGCAGACAATTTACGCATCAAACAATATTTGGGCTATTTGCCGGACGATTATCCCCTCTATGAAGACTTGAACGTTTGGGATTATCTCGATTACTTTGCCCGGTTATATCATTTGAAAAATCCTGGCCGTCGCCACCGCATCCAGGAAGTGTTGGAGCTAGTGCAACTAACCAGTAAGCGCCACAGCCGCATTAACAGTCTTTCCCGGGGGATGAAACAACGGTTAAGTTTGGCCCGCACCATTATCCATGAGCCCATTTTACTCCTGCTGGATGAGCCGGTTTCCGGGCTGGATCCCCTCGCTCGGCAACAATTTCGTGACATTATTCGGGTGTTGCAGGCCGCTGGCATGACCATTCTGATTTCCTCCCATGTGCTCAGTGACCTGGCTGAACTCTGCACGGCGATCGGGGTGATGGAACTAGGTTGTTTGGTGGAAAGTACCACTTTGGCAGATTTATATAACCGGCTGGGGCAGCGCACTATCTCCATCTTCCTATTGGAGGGAGTAGAGCAATTGCAGGATTGCCTGAAGAATCAACCCGGTGTGGAGGATTGGCAGATAAACTATGACCAGGGAGATCAGCCAAATTCCGCCCCAGGTACCCACTGCTCTGTGATTTTTTCTGGTTCCCCGGAAGACAGCGCCAACCTGCTCAGAAATTTGATCTATGCTGGTTGTCGAGTCAGTCAATTCCATTGTCAACAGGAGGATTTAGAAAGTATTTTCCTCAAACTAGGACATCAACAGGTTTCTTGACAGTATCAACGGCTGTTCTGCCCTGGTTAAGACTGATAATTTAACTATTTTCTTCTCAAATTACCGTTAATTTATTCATCACTAAATCTCTCTCTGTCTAGTTGATTTATTTTCCATTTATCTGAGATTTATTTGACAACTGAAAGCTGTTTCCAATCAGAATTATTTGCTTAATTAAGAAGCTGATTGAAATTACTTACCCTCACTGCTATCGGTGCTTTACTGAGCAAATGGGGGATTAATTAGGATTTGACTAACAACTGATTGACTTAATTTTTTGCTTTTTCCTGCCCCACTTCGCCGTCACTGCCATGATTAATTTTTTCTCTACCCATATCGATCGCCTGGGGGATTGGTATCCCCAACTGTACCGGGAACTCAAAAGCCGTTTCACTGCTACTAAGGTCCGTTGGTTGCTGTTGGTTAGCGTAATTTTCCAGGGTGTGATGGTATTTTTTCGCACCGGAGAAATTCCCGTACTGTATCCCCTCAACCCCGCTGGCGAGCAATTTAGTCGCTACTGTCTGGGCACCCCACCGGATTGGGAATATAGCCGAGGCATTTTTGTTTGCACCCAGGATTTATTGGGACAACTACAAATTAATTGGCGGCTTTGGTGGCTGGATGGCTTCGCTTTTTTGAGCTTGGCCGGGCTGGCTTTATTGCTGGTGGCGGGGGTTTATTTGCTGGTGGCCGATTTACAAAAGGAATGTCAACGGGGCACTTTAAATTTTATTCGCCTTAGTCCCCAGGGCGAGGGCAATTTCATCTGGGGCAAAATGCTGGGGGTGCCTAGTTTGCTGTATGGATTTTTGCTCACCCTTTTGCCTCTCCATATAGTCGCCGCTGGGGGGGCGGGCATTTCCTTGCTTCTATTGGCGGGTTACTACGCGGTGGTGCTGGCTGGAGCAACCTTCTTTTTCCACATTGCCCTCTGGATTGGTTTAAGCAGTAATGCAAAAAGTTATTCCCTTTCTAAAAGCGCGGCGATCGCCGGTTTGTGTGGGGTGGGGACGCTGATTGCAACGACCTTAATTATGCAAGACAACGACTGGGAGCCATTTTTCCTGTCTTGGTTGTCTCTGTTTTACCCCGGTAAAGCCCTAATTTATTTAGTCCGCTCCACCTTTTTGCCCATAACCACCGTTGGTTACCTCGGCCCCAATGAACTAGACCAATTGCGCTGGTATGGTTGGGATTTATTTCGGTCGGCTCCCCTGGGTATGGGGTTTATGGTGGCTAATTTCGCCGTGGGGACCTATTGGATTGCCCAAGTATTACGCCGTCGCTTCCGTCGTCCCCTCAGCACTGCCTGGAGCAAAGTTCAAAGCGTGGGGGTAACCCTGTCCCTAGTGGCGATCGCCAATGGCTTTTTACTGCAGAGCTACGTAAAAGGTGATTATCTGGATTCACTGTTGTTGAACCTGGCCAGTTGGCAATTGACCCTTTGTTGCTTCTTTTTGGGTTTGACCCTGGCCCTGTGCCCCCAAATTAACTATTTACGGGATTGGAGTCGCTATCGCCACGAAGCCCCCCGGCAGTACCGCACCTGGAGCTGGCAAAATCTAGTTGCTGACCATAGTCCTCCCCAAGGGGCGATCGCCATTAATCTTTGCTGCACCGCCCTTTTAACCTTGCCCATGGTGTTATTGTTGCCCTGGCTAGCACCAGCACCGGCGGGGTTTCCCATTCCCCTCGGCGGCATAGTGGTGGCCTTGACCATGGGTTTGTTGTGGAATTTTACTTTTGCTACCTTGGTCCAGTGGAGTCTGCTGCGGATGCGTTTTCCCCGTCTCCTGGTATTAATTTTGTCTGTGGTGGTGATGGTGGTTCTTCCCTTGGCGATCGCCATCGGCGCGGGAATTAAGGAAAGCACCGTGATGTGGTTTAGTCCGCTGCCGTCCATTGCCCTGGTGGAAGGAATTAGCTTTCAAACGCCCCTCTTTTTTCTAACGATTCTCACCCAAACAGTGGTAATTGCGGCCAGCACCTGGCAGTTTAATCGCTACGTTCAACGTCTCGGGCGATCGGAAAGCCAGCAATATCTTGCCCCGGTTCAGCCAGAGTGAGAAATGGCAAATTCCCTATCCCCGCATTTTCCGCCATCACCATGACCACACCCCTTGAAAAAAAGTCAACCATTGAAGACATCCGTTCCCGTTTTGATAAAGATGTGGCCCGTTTTTCTTCCCTCGAAACTGGCCAGGCGACAACCATTGATGCTCCCCTAGCGATGTCCCTAATTACCGAGGCGGCTATCTCCTGCACTAAGAATATTCGCCACGTACTAGATATTGGCTGTGGTGCTGGTAACAACACCCTTCGATTGCGTCAATCTGCCAACTATGATTTCAATGTTGACCTACTTGATCTAAGCGCACCCATGCTGATGAAAGCGGCGGAACGGGTCCAGCAATTAAATAGGGGTTTAGTCCGTACCATACAGGGGGATTTTCGCTCAGTAAGCCTGCCAAACTCCACCTACGATGTGCTCATTGCAGCGGCCGTGTTGCACCATTTACGGGATGACGAAGACTGGCGACAAGCTTTTCAGAAAATTTACAATTTACTTGCCCCCGGTGGTAGCGTTTGGATCACCGATTTAGTTTCCCATGAGCAACCCGCCGTCCAAGCAATGATGTGGGACCGGTACGGCGACTATTTGGTCTCCCTTGGTGGTGCGGAATATCGGGACAAGGTGTTCGGCTACATTGACCGTGAAGATTCTCCCCGACCCGTTACTTACCAGCTTGATTTGCTCCGTTCCGTTGGCTTTGATGCGGTTGATCTTCTGCATAAAAACTCTTGCTTTGCTGCATTTGGTGCGGTGAAGCATTGATAAATTTATTTCATCAAAAGAATCAATTAATATGCAAACAAAAAATTATTTCGAGCTAATGGCCCAATACAACCAATGGGTCAATGGGAAAATTTATGGGGTCTGTGCCGAAATTCCCGATGGTATGCGAAAAAAAGATTTAGGTGCTTTTTTTAAATCAATCCATGGAACCTTAAATCATATTTTGTATGGAGACAAAGCATGGCTGGGCAGATTTACAGAACAATCTTTGACATCAAAAAGTATTGGCCAGGAACTTTACCAAGACTTTGAAGCGCTATGGGCCGAGAGAAGGGCAATGGACCAAGAAATTTTACACTGGTCCCAGAACTTATCATCCCCATGGTTAGAAGCTCCTTTTGAATACACCAGCAACATAGACAACAAAACTCGCATCATGCCCACCTGGGTGCTGGTCACCCATATGTTTAATCATCAAACCCACCACCGTGGCCAAGTAACAACCCTGATCAAGCAACTTGGCTATGAACCTGGCATAGTGGACTTACCTTGGTTACCTGACCTTGAGCTAAACACTGGTAATGGGCTCTAATCGATAGCGACAAGTACTAGGCTGAAAGGTACTTTTTCTGGCATTAAATTAATTGGGGGCACAGCTCACGAAATGAATCAGGAAAAATTATTGGCCCTGATGATGGATTTGCACCAGGATGGAGCACGCCAAGGGCCAGGAAGCGAAACCGAAACTCTACGAGCCCTCGAACTAACTCGAATTGATCCGTTGGCAAAACTTCAGGTCGCTGACATCGGTTGTGGTACTGGAGCATCGACTTTGGTTTTAGCAAGTAAACTGCAAAATGCACAAATTACTGCCATTGATATTTTTCCAGAATTTCTTGATGTTTTGTCCACAAGAGCAAAGGTAATGGGTTACTCCGAAAAAATCGAGACACTTACAGAATCAATGGACAAACTTTCGTTTGCAGATGAATCGTTGGACCTCATCTGGTCTGAGGGAGCGATCTATAATTTAGGCTTTGCTCAGGGGATTGAGTGCTGGAAGCCCATGCTAAAAACGGGTGGTGTGCTTGCGGTTTCAGAAATCACCTGGCTGAATCCCCTTCCCCCGGAGGAAATTAGACAACACTGGAACACGGAATACCCCGAAATCGCCACTGCTTCTGAGAAAATTGCAATTCTTGAGCACGGAGGCTACGACCTAATTGGATATTTCATTCTTCCATCAACAAACTGGCTAGACAGTTACTATACGCCAGTTGAAGAGCGAATACATGACTTCCTTAAGCGCCATAGGGGAGACCTAGAAGCAGAGGAACTAATAAAAATGGAACGCCGAGAAATGGATCTATACAGCCGATTTAAAAATTGGTTCAGTTATGGGTTTTATGTGGCCCGCAAACGATGAGTTATGGCGACAGATATGTATGTCATTGATTAGCAAAATTGATTACAATGCTAAAAAAATAAACAGGACGTGCTGGATTTATTTTAGTTGAAATTGGTCAAATAAAACTATATTGTTATTATCTGCACTGCTGTCAAAATAGTAGCTTTTGATCACTGCAT
The genomic region above belongs to Synechocystis sp. PCC 6803 substr. PCC-P and contains:
- a CDS encoding class I SAM-dependent methyltransferase, producing MTTPLEKKSTIEDIRSRFDKDVARFSSLETGQATTIDAPLAMSLITEAAISCTKNIRHVLDIGCGAGNNTLRLRQSANYDFNVDLLDLSAPMLMKAAERVQQLNRGLVRTIQGDFRSVSLPNSTYDVLIAAAVLHHLRDDEDWRQAFQKIYNLLAPGGSVWITDLVSHEQPAVQAMMWDRYGDYLVSLGGAEYRDKVFGYIDREDSPRPVTYQLDLLRSVGFDAVDLLHKNSCFAAFGAVKH
- a CDS encoding DinB family protein → MQTKNYFELMAQYNQWVNGKIYGVCAEIPDGMRKKDLGAFFKSIHGTLNHILYGDKAWLGRFTEQSLTSKSIGQELYQDFEALWAERRAMDQEILHWSQNLSSPWLEAPFEYTSNIDNKTRIMPTWVLVTHMFNHQTHHRGQVTTLIKQLGYEPGIVDLPWLPDLELNTGNGL
- a CDS encoding class I SAM-dependent methyltransferase, which translates into the protein MNQEKLLALMMDLHQDGARQGPGSETETLRALELTRIDPLAKLQVADIGCGTGASTLVLASKLQNAQITAIDIFPEFLDVLSTRAKVMGYSEKIETLTESMDKLSFADESLDLIWSEGAIYNLGFAQGIECWKPMLKTGGVLAVSEITWLNPLPPEEIRQHWNTEYPEIATASEKIAILEHGGYDLIGYFILPSTNWLDSYYTPVEERIHDFLKRHRGDLEAEELIKMERREMDLYSRFKNWFSYGFYVARKR
- a CDS encoding ABC transporter ATP-binding protein codes for the protein MSPMELTPETKAAVVTQGLTKRFDRQGAVTNVDLSIAEGAVYGLMGPNGAGKTTLIRMLATAEEPTKGEIYLFGDRLVAGADNLRIKQYLGYLPDDYPLYEDLNVWDYLDYFARLYHLKNPGRRHRIQEVLELVQLTSKRHSRINSLSRGMKQRLSLARTIIHEPILLLLDEPVSGLDPLARQQFRDIIRVLQAAGMTILISSHVLSDLAELCTAIGVMELGCLVESTTLADLYNRLGQRTISIFLLEGVEQLQDCLKNQPGVEDWQINYDQGDQPNSAPGTHCSVIFSGSPEDSANLLRNLIYAGCRVSQFHCQQEDLESIFLKLGHQQVS